One uncultured Draconibacterium sp. genomic window, TTTACATCCCTAGCCCATTGCGCCAACTCAAATTTATCAATTGCAGGCCAGGTACTTTGGATTTCCTGTCCAGCCTTCACCGAGACATAAGATCGTGGCCGTTCTTCAAGCTCAGAAAGCCGGATAGGATAACGAACCGGATTACCATTTCCATCAGTAATTAAAACGACATGTCCCCTTCCCGATCTCCTGACTTCCACATTAAACAGCTCCAGCGATTTGTTGTATAGTTGTTTATTGCTAACCGAATCGATCTGATTCAACTGATAAAACAAACTTTCCAGGTTTTGTTTAAGGTTTCTGCTTCCCGCAGAAAATTTCAGATTGGATTGTGCTTGGTTCCGTTCTTTGGTCAGATCATATTTTTGCTCTATGGATTTGATGAAGCGTTGGACTTTCTCTTTTTCGTAAGTGTCTTTGATCTTTTTTCCGGTTTGGCAATCAATGCGCGTGGAAACGATATGAAAGTGTGTCCGATCCAGATCCGTGTGTTTGAAAACGAAGAAAGGTTGATTTCCATAGCCCAGGTGATCCATAAGGTTACCAATTTCGGAGCGGATGCCAGTATCACCCAGTTTCACTAAATCTGCTACCGTCGGATTCAAAGAGATATGTAAACCTTTCTTTTTTACCCGTGCGTTACCGTTCTCAATGTCTTTAAGGATATTTAGCCGGTCGTGTTTAGTTCCGGCAAAAGGATTGATCGTTGGCGTATTGCCACTTTTAAAGAACAGTGCTTTCTTCTGCACCACTTTCTTTTCGTTATAAAACATGGCGTTTTGCGTACTGGAAGATTGATGAATCACAATGACCATAGTGAGAATTTAGCGCAGGTGTTTTTGAAGAAATGCCAGGCATTCCATCATCATCTGAAAAGCCTGTTTTAGCAATTGTCGGTCGTTATCATCCATCCGATATCCAGTGAAAGAATTCATTTTTTTGGACAGCTGATTGAGGTTCACACCAATTTTATTGAGTTCATAATCCAGGTTGTGCAGTTGTTCTTTGGTTTCGGGCTCAAAAGATACTTTCTTCATACCGGTTCTCCTGAAAACAACAAAGCGCAAATAATCACTTCTGCAACCAAACCTACCGGTACGAACAAAACTATCCAGACGATGCTTTTCCTCTTTCGTAAGTAGCAGTTTGACTACTTCAGTTCGTTTTTCATCTTCCGGTACTTTCGGTCGCATTTTTTGAATCAACCAGTTATTTATGGGGAGGGGAATGCTCTTTGGTTTTGTAAAAACCATGGCTCCTGCCAGACAAGATGGCAAAAGGTTTTTATGGCCATAAAAACACATCTTGCATTCCCCTCCCCCGTAGTTATTTTCTATTGTCTTTTCGTGGTCTTCTCAGGTCGAGGAATTACCCCACTTTCTGTTTTGCTCCTTTACTCTTGGCTTGTTTTTTATCCAGGTCCTTTTCTTGTTTAAAATCTGAAAAATTGATCGTTCGGTTAGCCGCATCCACCTGCAGTGCTGCTCCAAATTTTTTGCCGTTTCTTCCGGTCATCTTATCCAGATAAACTTTTTTCCCGGCTGCCAGTTTTTGCTTTTGTTCCGCCGATAATGTTGCACCTTTGATCTTATCCGGGACTTTAATATTCTTTGTTCGCAGCGGAATCAGCTCATTGGTTTTCGGATCCAGTGCCAGGTAATAATTGTCTTTTTTCCCGTCCTTACCCGTGAGCTCGATCGTTTTTCCCAGGTTGCGTTCGGCCACCAATTTGTTCCGTTCTTCATCCGTAAATTTGTGTCCCATAAATTTTTCAGGAATACTTAAACGCTGAATGGGATGAACTTTTACACTTACTGTTCCGTCATCCTCCTTTTTCAAACGAAGCTTTGCCGGAATACGCTTTTGCTCGTCATTAACAATGGCATTAATGGTGTAGAGTTTTTGTGAACGGAATCCATTCAAAAAATCCTTTAGTTCATTCTCATCCATACGATTTACAAAATCCTTGTTTACCCCAACTTTTTCCAGTTTATCAAAGGGGATCTCGTCTTTTTTAATACGGGTACTTTGTTCCATAATTAAATGTTTTAATGATTAATAAATGTGTTCGCTCTGGTTTTTATGTGGCATCCCGGAGTATGCCCACAATGTCGTTACATATCTTGTTGCGGTTATATTCCAATACCTTGTCGATGTTGTCGAATTGGTAGATATCCGGAATACTTTGAAAATTCGTTTCTTCCCTCTTAATCGTTTCGGTATCCACATCAATCAGACAATTAAAATTGCGCTGGCTCACCTGCTGATCAAAGTTATCGGCCACTTGCCCCACCATATAGCCCTGTGGCAGTGTTGCAATTTTCCCTTCTGGTACCAGAAAATCCATCTGTGTGGAAAAGGTTGATGACTGGGTATTTCGGTTAATGTTGATGGACTGACGTTCCTGCAGAATCTTCCCCATCCTGTTCTGGATAAATTTGGCTGTTTCGCCAATGGACTGCCCGGCAAAAACATTTCCGATGTTGGTCAGGATGGCATTGGCCTGCTCCTTTCCATAATCCCGGATAAGTTGATCGATAGTCTGAATCCCTACCAAAGTGGAAATTTTATTGCTCCTTGCTGTGGCAATCAATGTATCCAGCCCACGGAAGTAGATCGTTGGAAGCTCATCAAAAACCAGCGATATTTTTTGTTGCCCCTTCCGGTTGATCACCTTTAACATTCGGGTGATAAACAAGGAAAGTACGGCTCCATACATTTCTATACGAAGTGGATTATTGGCCAGACAGACCACTTTTGGCTCCTTCGGATTATTTATATCCAGTGAAAAATCATTGCCTGAACAGATCCAGTAGATCTCTTTACTAATAATCTTTGAGATGGCAATTTTCAGGCTTCCCAGCTGGCCTTCCAGTTGCTCGTTCGCCCCTCTTTTATGCGCATTGACAAAAGGATTAACAATGTTTTCCACATCCTTTTCTTTGGCTAGGATGGTAAAGAGATCATCGTATTCCAGTTGCAACAGCTCAATGGCGTGTGGCAAAGTACAGTACTCACCGCCTTTGTATTTTTTAAGAAACCAGATCACTGCAGCAAAAAAAGAAACCGCTGATTCGGAGAAAAATTCGCCTTGTTTGCGTATCCATTCGCGGTTCAGGTTATACAATACTGTCCGCGATGATTCAAATGCATCAATGGGACTTTCCATCAGTTCCGGTGCCAGCGGATTACAGCGGTAGGATTTTCGGATATCATCGATGTTTATCACATAAAACTTTGTGGTTTTCGGTAAGGACTTTTTCTTTTTGGCATTCAGAAAATGGTTATAGGCAACTTCCGATAAATCGGGGTATTTAAAATCATAAACGCACATGGAAAAACCTTTTGATAAGTGCTGTTTAATAAAGGGAAGTACCACGGAAAATGATTTCCCGGAACCGGGAGTACCAATCACTATGGTTCCCCGAAAGGGATTGATCATGTTGATCCAGCCCTCGTGTTGCTTTTTGCGATACTGGTAAATCGTTTTAAGATTTACAGAAAATTCATTGCCCTGATAGGCCTGTTCCTGTGGAAAACTCTCATTCTCCAGGTTAAAGCGGTCCTTCATCAGGTTTACATTAATCAGCTTGGAGATATTGTCAAAACCGATATTCAGCAATACAAATCCAAAGAAGGACAGCAACAGATAAGCAAGAGGCGTTTTAAAAACCAGCAAGCTTCCCCAATACATCACCAGCCCTATTAAGACCTGAATTACGATATTGGCCACTTTCAGATCACGGTCTTTTTTTGCTTTGGTACCGATAGAGGTTATCACCAGAAATACAAGACACACCGTCTTTGCCAGTGCCGGGTTTCCTAAAAACCGGATGCGCACAATCTTGTCGCTTATGGCAGCAAACTCCGGGATATACAATCCCTTCTCCATAAAATAGGAAAGTTGGCTGATATAAAGCGCCAAAAAGAGTAGCAGATAACTAAAAAAGCGAAACCCTTCGTGCAGGCGTTGTAATTCCCTGGATTCGTTTAACATTCTTCTGGAAGATTAGGGTATTAGAACTTTGGAATATTAGAATGATTGCGCTTTTAGGATAGCTTTGTTTTTCACTTCAAGTGTTAGTTTGCGTCCGGTGTTTCCCAATGCTTTTTCCAGAAGCTCGATCTTTAAGATGCGTTTGTCGGGAACAATAAACTTGGGTAATACAACAACTTCCCTTAAGGTCGTTTTGGCCGGGATACGGTCCCACTTATAATGTCGGTAAAGGTCTTCCACCTGGTATTCCTGAACATTGGTGGCTTTTATCCGCTTTTTGTCATCTATCCACCAGTGAATGGCTTCTAGTTCCAATACAATATTTGTGGAGTTGGTAATTTCGAGTTCAAAAAACAGTAAGTCCTGTTTCAGGTATAGATTCTTCAGACGAAAAATAATACCGTCTTTTTTAATTCTTAAGCGAACCGGTTTTTGGGTGCCATCGTTCAATATCTGACTACAATATTCTTTTAAGAGGTATTCCGGGACCGGGCCAATATTTAGATCCCCGGCTTTCTCCCCATGAAATTCTTCCAACTTATAAGAGATCTTATTGCCATCGGAATACTTTACAAACAAAGAATAGGACCGGTTGGCACTGACCAGTGTCAGTGAAGATTCGCCGTCAAAATCATCCACTGCTTTTACCCGCACCATATTGGGTTGTTCCGGTACCACTTCCGCTATCAACTTGTCGGGATCTCCGACCTGCAGATAGGTAATTTTTTCTTCGGCGATCAGGTGAGTGGTTTTGTTTTGACAGATCTCTATTTGATTTTGAGCATTTACTGCCAGTGAAAAAAGAAAGAATGTGATAATAAATATTGTTTGTTTCATGACGATTATTTTTGATTGATGATATAAATCCGAGTGTTTTTTTTGACGGTTACTTTTTTCAGGCGTACCCGTTTCAGCATGGTCTGGGCAGCTCTGTCGACCGCGCGAATACTGGTATAGGTCAGCGGATTGTTGGTGACACCCATCAGAGAAGAAGTATTGGTCGAAGCTCCCACCTCCTGGTAAACTTTGCGTGCGGCATTATCCGGCACATATAGCCCTTCCAAACCATCCAGATCACAGATCGTGAGTTTTACCGGGACAAAAGAATTTTCAACAGGTAATTGCGTGATCTCAATCAGCAGGCGTTCATTTTTAATCTTACAAACGCCATAGACAAAGCTGTTTTTAGGTATCTGCTGCCCGTTGATGCGGGTGTCTTCCAGCAAGCGAAGTTTTACCCGGTTGCCGTTCAATACCGTTGTTGTCTCATAGATCTCAGCTTCTATCAGCGGATCATTCTTCAGCTCTTCCCTGCTAAATCCTGATGATCGTTTTTTCTCCAGGGTAAAGGACCGGTTTTGGATGGCCTCAATCTGTTGCAAGCGCCCCTGCACCTGTTGCAGATAAAAATTCAACGAATCGTTTTCACGACTTAGTAGGACGTTTTTATCGATGATCTCATCCAGTTCCTCTATACCTGTGGTTGGAATTTCCTGTGTCGGAGATTTTACCTTTTCTTTTTGTTTTTTCACAACAGTTTCCGTAGCCTTAGCTTGCTTTTGAGGAAAAGCTGTTTTTTCGGATTTCGACAAGGCCGGATCGCCTTGCAGTTCCTCTTGTACCTGTTTCTCTTTGTTTCGGATGTGGGCAAGAATTTGTCCCTGATCGGCATTCTCATCAAGCAACGTATTGTCTCGTGCTATTGTGTCCTGAAGACCCGGCTCTTGCTGAGTTGTATCATTTAGATCAACCTCAGCGATTTCCGCCACCTGCTGATCATCCTTCTGATAGGCTTCCATTTTATCGTAGATCTCAATGGACTTTTCAGCTTCAGGAAGGTCATAATTTGCCCCTATACCCGGTGTCTTTACTTGCTTCCCTCCGTCTGCCTCAGCATCAGTTCCTCCACCCAATACCCAGAAGATCAGGATAACAAAAGGAATCAGAACCAGCGGAAGAATAAACAAGGCTTTATTTTTTATCATAAGTTCCTTCATTGATGTAAGTTTTTAATTGGTTTTCAAATGAATCCACAGGCAGTTCAAAGGCTGAACGGCCGGTGTTTGTCGGAGCACTGGTCAACGGTCCGGCCAGTGGTGCTTCCACCTTCTGTGGTTTTACTTTTCCGGATGGAATCCAGATAAATGAGATAGCAAACAGGGCAAACAAAAAAGCTGTTATCAATATCCATTTGCTTTTTCGTTTTAAGGGATCCAGTGATTTGTCTTTATCGTCCAGCTCGTTTACCCAGCGGGTAAAACGACTGACATCTTTCAAATTATTTGCTGTCATATTTTTAATGTATTGTCGTTAATGTGTATCTCAGCCATTGGGCTGTTAGAATGATTTTCTTCGGATGCTTTCCAGATCTTTGTTCTCATCGATTCGCCAGCTTTCCATCAGAAAACCATGCGGATTATTATCCGTCCGGGAGATGTTTCTCAGGTAACCAGAAGTTTTGAGGCTACGAATAGTAATGTTGGATTTACGGACAATCTTTTGTTTGCCGGTAAACGTAAAGTGATAGGGATAGGCAGAAAAATCCAGTTTTATGGAATCGGTCTGCAGGGTCATGCTAATGTCAGAAGCGATCACCTGGTTATAAAGGTTATTCTCCTTAAAGGCCTGATACTGTTCCATCGCACTCCGGTCAGCCAGATACAGGGCTTCCCTTACATTGTTTTCAATGTAAGTTTTATCCGGCTCAAGGGTAAAAAACAGCTCATGAAAACGTTTTACATGATCCCTGGCTTCCGCATCACGATTCTCACTAATATCTTCACGAAGGGCTACTAATAGTGATTTACCGTTATCCAGTACATAGATTTTCTCTTTGGAAAGCTCCACCAGTTGTACCGACCGATAGTAAATATAACTGCTTACCCCCATCAGCGAGAGGCTGATCAGAACCAGCACATAAACGATAAAACGGAACTTACGTTGTATATCAAATTGTTTTTGCATTTCTTACTTGTATATTTTTAGATGAAATATTGGCCTGCTATTTCATGGCACCTTTCGTGATGGCCATTACAGCCGCTGTGCGTACCAGTCGTCCTCCTCCAGAGTTAGTTCCTGAAGCATGTATGATCCATGATGAGATTTTTGGAACCATTGCCATTCCGATGATTCCGCAAACGGGAACAATCAGGTTGGAAACAAAAAACAACTTGGGTTCATAGATCAGCATAGCATTGATCTGGGCAATTTCCATTTCCAGCACATAGATCAGGATCTCCTGCACGATGGACAGGATCAACAAGGCAATGGGCAGGTACAGATTGACATTGATAAAGCGGGCAATCCACTGCAGATAGTTATCCTGAAAACCATCAAAGATGGACAGGGCAAACACCAGCGGTCCGAAGATCACCAGCAGCACACAGAATACTGTTCGCAGAAAAGCAATCAGATAAACCAGCACCTCAAAAAAGGATTCCAGCAATTGCCGCGTGGCATCCATCATATAAAAGTTGATCTGGTTATGAATTGCCCGTCCACTAATGATATTGTAAGAAGTCAGAATAAGGTTTACCCCTTTGTCCCAGAGATCGGCTTCCTTTTCTTCGTTCTCGTAAAACAAAGGCAGATCCGTAGACAGAATGGCTTGTTGTTTATCCTCCAGCCGCTCTTTTACGATATGCTTTTTATCCGCATACACGGCTTCCGATAAATGGGTCAATCCTTTTGTAGGTGCCAGCAGCAGATTTACAAATGGTCCCCAAAAGGTGATCACCAGTACCAGTGCAAAAGGCCGTAATAAGGGCAGGATTGATACCGGGTTGTCTGCGATCAACTGCTCATATATTCGTTTGGAGATGTAAAAGAAAGCAGCGATCCCGCCAATAGCTCTTGCCATATCCACCAGGATACGGGCATGGTTTACACCGGAATCCACCAGTGTATCGGTAAAAGCAAAAAAATCATTGGTTGTCAGTACTTGTAATAACATACTTTTTCTGTTAATCGGTTAAATGCTTACTTGCTTAAAAAGGAATAGCTCAAGGGCTGATTAGAGAAGCTGTTAAAAAAGAGCAGTTTGCCATGGGTATAATCCAGTTCGCCCAGTAGTTTCCAAAGCTCTTTACTGAGCACAGTGAAAGCATCCAGCTTGCGGCCGTGATCGGTCTGAAAGAGGTTCACCATTAAAAACTGCATCAACAGCTGATCGGCTTCTTTCTCATAAATCGAATGGATCTTTTGGGAGTTACTCAGCCCTCCAAGTTTATTTACCTTCTGATAGAGTTTTATAAACTGTGCTGCCAGATTATAAATGTCCACCAGTTCATCCGAACGGGCACTAAACAATTGATCATTGATCTGTTGGGTAAAGCCGGTATTGATTTTTATTCCATCCGTTTCTTCCTGCCTGCCTTTCATCTGGCTGCGTTCGATTGCCTTGGTAGCGATGCGCAAAAGACCGGTTTTTAGCTGGCCGGCAATTTCTCCTCCATCGGTAACAGGCAGGGCTCCCACTTCCACATAATAATGCGTTGGCCAGGTACGAACAAAAACATGGGGAATCGGAATCAACCAGCCGGTAAAAGCAATAAATGTGAGCGGATAAGTTCCTTCCATTTCGGGATAGTAACCGTGCCAGGGTTTGATTTCAATCAGCTGTGCTTTTGACTCTTCCGTTGTAGCGAAAAGCAGCAAGACCATTATAAGAATTTGAAAGATTCGTTTCATCATTTTTTCTTGAATCAGTTATACAGGCTGTAATACATGGCAAATCCTTCCAGCGTACCACTGTCATGGCTTTTCAGGTAGGAAGCATAGAGGAGTTTATTGTGCAGATAGCAGATCGTTCCGTAATGTTGTTTGACACTCAGGTAGATTCCGTTGATGGCATCGTAACGCTGTTTGTCATCCATCATAAACAGGTTGTCCTTTACGATGATATTTAGTATCGAACTAACCAGTGCCTTGCTGTCATCCAGTATCAGGTCAAAACTTTGCACAATGGCGGCGGCCTGCTGGGTGGTAAAGTTGCCGTCCTGTACCAGCAAGGGAACTTTTTCGGTATAGATGGCAATAATCTGCTGCAGGATGTCTTTGGTTTCCTGTATACGTTTATAGTCTTTAATCAGCAGCGAAACTTTCTCCAGGCTTTCCAGCATCTTTTGGTCGATGCCAAGGATTTCGCCGGTCAATCCTTTGATATCACCGTTCAGGGCTTTTATCAGGATATTGTACAAGTTGATTTTCGAAAGAATTCCTTCTTCCTGTGTCCAAAGCGCTTCACGTTGGATTCCGGCTCCCACATCGGTTACCGGGGTTTGGCCAGTAGCCCTACCTGCATTTGCTGCAAGTAGAATTGTAAGGATGAGTACGATTAAATTTTTCATGATTGTTCTGTTTTATGGTTTTACATTTGTTTTAAGATCTCAAGGATAGACCGGTCAGCGATCAGCTGCTCCAGTATCTTTTCCTTTTCCTTTTGTTCGGTGGTATAGCAGTAGTATTCTGCCCGGCTCACTTCCAGGGCAAAAACACGGGAATACTCACCCAAAGCGATAAACACTTCTTTAAAACTCCGGCCCGAAGGCAGGTTTTTATTAATCGAAAGGATCTGTTGTTGCTGAAAAGCGGTCAGTCCCAAAAAGCTGCTGATCTGTTCAAATTTGTTTTTGAATTTGCCCATGTCCAGCAGAATGCGGGTATCGGCATTGTTAATGATCGCATCACGGATGATAGGTGATGAAATCACATCATCCACTTCCTGTGTTACCACCATGGCCTCACCAAAAAACTTTCGAATGGTTTTAAAAAAGTATTTCATATACCCGGCCATTTGGGGTGTAGCAATGGCCTTCCATGCCTCCTCAATACAGATCACCTTACGTGTGTTTTTCAGCCGGCGCATTTTCTTGAGGAAAATATCCATGATAATCAGTGTAGCCACCGGAAAGATCACGGGGTGGTCTTTGATATTATCCAGCTCAAAAACAAGGAAAGGACAGCTGAAAAACTCATCGGTTTTCATCGGTTTATTCAGCAGGTAGTCATATTCCCCTCCCCGGTAGTATTTTCCGAGGATAAAGAAAAATTCATGGGTATTAAACTCCAGTGACTGTTCTTCCACCAGCTGTGGGATATAGTCCCTACAGAACTCATAAAAACCATTAAAGGACCGTTCAGCATCTTCGGTTTTGAAAAACTGTTTTAGTGCATGGGCAATCACATCCTTTTCCATTTCCGTGAGATCAGGTTTGTACACGGTGTAGATCACCGACAAAATGGTTTGCCGGTGTTCCAGATCCGCGTCCCCCTCCACCACAAAAGGATTAAAGGAAATCGGATTATCTTCGGTAAATTCGATCATCCGGGCACCTCCCCTTTCCTTCAGCCGTTCATCCAGGTATCGTGTCAGTATCTCATAACTTCTGCCCACATCCAGCAACACCACATGGCAGTTGTCATTTTCCACATACTGCCGCAGCAGGTGATTGGTAAAAAATGACTTTCCTGATCCGGATCCGCCGATAATGATTTTGTTGCGGTTATGGATCAGGTGCTGTTGCATGGGCTCATCCGACAAATCGATCTTTACCGGGCAGCCTTCCATTCGGTCTGACAGGTGAAGTGTAAAATCGGATTCAGAGTTTCTGACTTCCCCTTCAAAATTGGTCAGACAGCAGGCCTGTGGCACCTGGGTCAGAAACAGTTCTGTTTCCGGCAATTGTGTGCTGAATGGCAATCCTGAAAAAAACAGAAACGGCAGGTCAAAAGTATGTTGGTATGGGAAACAGTTCATCAGCGAAAAAGCGGTGGCTGCTTCGCTTTTGATCTTTTTAAGTTTCGGAATCGAAGTATCCAGAAGCGTTACGTTAAAGTGAGTTTTTACGATCTTCTCTCCCGAGGCTTGTACCGTATCCAGAAAATTTTCGATCAACCCGGCGTTGATTTTGTTCTCCGAAGAAAACTTTGACAGGCTGTAGATCTTTTTGTAATCCCCTTCCAGTCCTGCCTTCACCTCCTGTTGTCCGGGCACATAAATAAACTGGTTAGTGATATGCGAATACCGCAGGTGCCAGCTCAGCGGATAAACCATCGAAACAGGTAGCCCGGTCCGGGGATGGCCGCTTGTTGGACGAATATCCGAAGGCAGATGTGAATAATCACTCAGACTCAGGATCTCCACAAAACGATCCATCACCCGTAAGCGATCCCTAAAATCAATTCCTCCCAGCAGGGGCTGTCCCTCTCTGAAGTTAAGTGTCAGATAACGTTCAATCAGCCCGATTTCGGAGGCTGTTCCCATGGCTTGTTCTCTGGTTATCGGTATACTTTCTATTCCACTTTGCCGTAAGATCGAAGAAAGGTTGGTCTGCAATTCCCTGATCTTTTCCTGTAACCGGGCTTCTTCCAGCCTTGCTTTACGTGAAAAGATCAGCGAAGAGCCCAGATAGTTTTTCAACAAACCGGTATTCAACAAGCTTACATAGAGGTAGCATTCGTGTTTCAGATAGTTTCTTCCCTGAAAATGATCTAAATAGTTTCCACTTAAACTGCGTTCGTGTTTCAATGTAGTAATGCGATCGATGCAAAATTCTTCTGTAAAAAAGAAGTCCTGTTTGTGTAGCAGCGAATTTTCCGGAAGGATGTTTATAGCCCGCTGAAAGGTATCATGAAGCATATACAGTTTTTCTGTACTGCAAGACAACAACTCAGGTAAAAATAGTCGCAGTCCAAAACCCATATCCAGGTTATTGGAGATCAGGATATCTCCATCAAAACCCAAAACAGGCAGACTGATTTGTATTGGTTTTACTCTCATATTAGTTCTGATAAATGCGTTGTTTGATGGTGATAAATTCAGGGAGTTGACGGGCAATCCGTTTTTTATGCCAGCCCCGGTGTCCATAGTTTTTCTGAATCCGGTTTAAGCGGTACAGCCAGACAAAAAAAGCGGGTACACAAACAGCAACCGAGATAAATGTTCCTGCTGCGATGTAGAGCACTACAAATACAATCAGCGTAATAAGTATACCGTAGAGTGCCAGGTAAACCAGCTGTCCGGAGAATCCTTTGATATAGAGATTAGTGTCGATCTTTTGAATGGTGTATGTTTTCATTGTTATCCGTTGATTTAAAAGGTTAGGGAAGATTGAGGAACGATACGGGATCGTCCCTCAATACCTACTTAGTCACACTGTCCGGTCTCCTCACCGATAATTTTTTATGCAAAGAATGAGCGGATTACTACACCAACCAGAATCAGGAATAGACAGGCGCCAAACCATCCCATAATGGCCTTTTGCGTATCCTGGTCTCCACTCTGCCATTTGATGTACACACGCACTCCACCGATTAGTCCCACTACTGCCCCGATGGCAATAATCAGGTTGGCAACCGGATCCACATAGGAATTGACTTCCGTGGTTGCCTGATCGATCCCGGCCGAACTTTGCGCCATTACGTTATACACTCCCAAAACCAGCATAGCCATTAGTGCCATGCCTCTGCGATAAATCGCCTGCATTTGTTTTCTCATAATTT contains:
- a CDS encoding DUF4134 domain-containing protein, whose product is MALMAMLVLGVYNVMAQSSAGIDQATTEVNSYVDPVANLIIAIGAVVGLIGGVRVYIKWQSGDQDTQKAIMGWFGACLFLILVGVVIRSFFA
- a CDS encoding DUF4133 domain-containing protein — its product is MKTYTIQKIDTNLYIKGFSGQLVYLALYGILITLIVFVVLYIAAGTFISVAVCVPAFFVWLYRLNRIQKNYGHRGWHKKRIARQLPEFITIKQRIYQN